From Aquarana catesbeiana isolate 2022-GZ linkage group LG05, ASM4218655v1, whole genome shotgun sequence:
gcaagtccgtccgttttaaagtccggcgcacctggtggacaatgtccgtcggaaagtgtgccggaacaagtatgccagaaagtccgatcgtgtgtaggcggcattagactAAAGAAATTAAATAATGCAGTTCCTAAGAGATTGGTTGTTCCTTGCTCTAGTAACCTCAGGAGAAACCCAGTTCAGAAAGACTGGTGTATGAGATAGGTTGCTCCTTGCTCTAGTAACCTCATAGGAAACCCTAGTTGAAAAATAATGGTGTATAAGATTGGTTGCTCCTTGTTCTAGTAACCTCAGGAAGAACCCTAGAAATTAAATAATGCAGTTCCTATGGGATTGGTTGTTCCTTGCTCTAGTAACCTCAGGAGAAACTCGGTTCAGAAAGACTGGTGTATGAGATTGGTTGCTCCTTGCTCTAGTAACCTCATGAGAAATCCTAGTTGTAAAGACTGGTGTATGAGATCGGTTGCTCCTTGCTCTAGTAACCTCATGAGAAACTCTAGTTGAAAAAGAATGGTGTATGAGATTGGTTGCTCCTTGTTCTAGTAACCTCAAGAGAAACCCAGTTAAGAAAGACTGGTGTATGAGATAGGATGCTCCTTGCTCTAGTAACCTCATAAGAAACCCTAGTTGAAAAAGAATGGTGTATGAGATTGGTTGCTCCTTGTTCTAGTAACCTCATGAGAAATTCTAGTTGTAAAGACTGGTGTATGAGATTGGTTGCTCCTTGTTCTAGTAACCTCAGGAAGAACCCTAGTTCAGAAAGCTTGGTGTATGAGATTGGTTGATTCATTGATGCATGAAACTGGTTAATGCATTGGTTGGCACATTCTGAATGTGGTCTGTGCTGCTTTATTTATTAAGCTTGTATGACTTAGACTAAAGAAATTAAATAATGCAGTTCCTAATAAAGGTGCAATAAGTGTAATAGATAATGAGAAAGAAGGCACAATGTCCTGTAGTCTATAAAAATTATAATACTATTCAACACTCTTTCGATCACAGTGAGGTCTCTTATCGTTCAGTAATGTAGTCTCTTCATGGAGTATTTCCAGGCTTTGGCCACCAATCCGGTGTGGAGGCATTCACATTGACTGGCTCCCGACCTCCTAGTTTTATCTGAAGTTCTACTCCAAGGTGTTCCAGCCGCAACAGGGCAAGACCTAAGTCGCCTATTCCGGCTCTGTATTTACCGGCTGCTTTCCCAGAGACCGTGACTATCTCTGACTCCTCACACTCAGCCGGTAATGGCGAAGAGAGGCTCACAGGCACCAGCCGCTTGCGGATAACTCCAGTGTGGTGAGTCCGGGCCGTTAGCTCCTGGCCCAAGTAACATCCTTTGGAAAAACTAATTCCATTCATATAAACCAAGTTAGATTCCAGTGGTAGAGCCACCCCTGGAGGAAGGTCCTTCACCCCTTCTGGAACACCTAGAAAAAGAAACACAAGGCTGGTAATGTTTATATTACTCACATTCACATAAGTATTGACCTTCTCCCAAGAAGCTCGGAGGAGGACAAGTACATTGGTctaaacaacaacttttttttatcttttgtaatGGAGCCTCTTCGATGTTAAAATATGGCCCAGTAACAAGATTTTTACATACAATCCAGTATCAATGTTGTCTCTTGTTTATGAAGATGGTAGGACTTCCAAAAGCTAGAATGGTGTGTTGTCTAAGCCTAGCCTGCAGACCACCACCACCAATACACTATCTGGACCAACACATAAAAAAGAAATAAGGCCAATACTGGTGCATGAAAACAAAGCCATTGGTTTAGTTAGctgtagttagtcacattcaactggacttgttctgtaatgtggaAGACAGATGGTGTTGAAGGCCCTCAACCTAGTTCAGAGATAGTTGTTCCAGTTTGACGTAGATTGCCTCTTTCACCCATCTTTAAGGATGGGAGACTttgaaccagtggcggcccatccatacggggtgcagcccccctaatccatgcgcctggcccctaatctacatgcagggcgccagacgcatggattgcaatgggttttttttttttaagcacatgattagaacctgaggctctaattggcttcaaaaaagggtgggttcagggcacagagcactatgccctgagcccacccagttgcgtgACAGTAGTGAATATTCACATATTGTCTTCTtggttctcctcccggccaaccaggaagcgggtcctgagacccatcacccgattgtcTGAGagaagaagtgatcctattggccgccgaggagggaggagacacagggagaGCCGCCGTTAAGCCAAggtggaggagacgcagggtgaagctgctGCCCATGACCTAGATGGGCAAAGTGCGGggctgccccccaaaaaaacataccaTCAGCCGCTACTGCTTTGAATACATCAGTTTTCCACTTAATGTTCCATAATAATGTTGTTTTAACATCTCTACCTTGGCGATCTGACAATAATTCACACCTTTAGCCATGTAAATCAAAGAATTAACACCTAGGTAGAcctcctgacaccaaggatgggatgtGTCTAGAACAGGGAGGTGggggttccacaactttcacaccttcCATCCTGCTCTTGGACCATCAACATCTACATGTCCCATGGGGACTGGTTTAGGGCAGTCATTCTCATTTgcggttcctccagaggttgttaggggatTTCTTTGAGCCGTGGTTAATGGATCTCTCATTTAGTtttgcctgcatagttccaggtgcAATGCTCCTTGGCAGACCCAACTACATGACAccactgtctttaaccacttgcggaccgcctgcCAATGATGTACTGCGGACGGGCGGACCACACAGGCAAGGCGACATACTGGTATGTCACTGCCTGTTTGGCACGCACATGCACGCCCCTCTGCTGACACCCGCCGTGATTGTACAtagcgggagtctgtcagcaggtcccagccaatgattcattgcTGGGGCCTGCTGATGGGCTGTGTCCACAGCCCAGaggccctgtgttgacaatcaaccaATTCCCGtatctccacacctcagatcactgtccccccactgcacatctgctccaccactgtaaccccctgctcatctgccccaccactgtaaccccctgcacatctgccccaccactgtaaccccctgctcatctgccccaccactgtaaccccctgcacatctgccccaccactgtaaccccctgctcatctgccccaccactgtaaccccctgctcatctgccccaccactgtaccaccctgccccaccactgtaccccctttctcgcctgccccaccaatgtaccccctttctcgcctgccccaccaccgtaacccCTTTCTcgtctgtcccaccaatgtatccCCTTTCTCGTCTgctccaccaatgtaccccctttctcgtctgctccaccaatgtaccccctttctcgtctgccccaccactgtaaccccctttctcgtctgccccaccactgtaaccccctttctcgtctgccccaccactgtacctccctgcacatcggctccaccgccgtacccccatgctcttctgtctcacggctgaaccaccttctcatctgtcctaacactgaacttatctgctcttctgccccaacactgaacccccctgctcattttttccaccgctgtaacccccttctcatctgtcccaccactgtaccactcctgctcatctgctccaccgctgtaccctcttctcatctatgatatgtgtaatatgcagagtggtgaaaggaagcagagaggagacacatctacctgtcctggcacaatCATCCCCGCTGAtctacctctcgcatccagcccatgtgcttctATGGGatttatgggatgtatgggatgtcacatacaagcatatggaatggatgcgcaatgatgaactcaggtcaggggcattttctgaaagcagtgggcctgtgtgcaggatcagaAGTTGGGCCCCCCGCAGCGgagaaaaaaagtgcagcgctccgcgccacaggaaaagttgggtgtgattttcattgcgctgaatactggctgtggcctaaagggacacagagtgccggggttcagtagtcaGTGAcacaacagtaattccacaaactgtcccgattggggttttctcaatcgcagtgaaatcccttctttctgagattggtagtggcaaccaagcgagtcatcttcctccggatggtgggcggggctagcaggactgtgaatggcattagcagtggccaatgacagtcctcctcctgctggcaacagcccccccccagcagaacttcacccaatctcttccccatcacaaaaaaTATTGTATCTACTGTATCCATCTATTGTATCTATTTACTGTAACAATCTATATTGTATCGACCTGTCTATTCTATcatatctatctactgtatctataTATGTCTACTGTATTTATTTACTGTATCAATCTACTCTACTGTATCAGTCTATCTactctatctatctctctactgTATCTTTCTACTGTATCCATCTATTATATCTATTTACTGTAACAATCTATAATTGTATCAACCTGTCTATTCTATCATATCTATTACTGTATATCCATCTACTGTATCTATATATGTCTACTGTATCAATCTACTCTACTGTATCGATCTATCTACTCTCTCCATCTCTCTACTGTATCTTTCTATTGTATCCATTTATCTACTGCATCTATCTATGGGTCTGGATTTATCTAGCAGATTCATAAATATATTTTTGGAATCCCCAAGATAAACTCTCCCGGCCACCAAGCTTTACAAAAGCAGCTGCAGGCCATATATTATCCAATAAACAAATACAATGAAGATTCGGCAGGGAGTGACACGTGCAATGAGCGGAGATGGCAGTGGGGGTGGGGCCTAAACAAAGAACTTTAGCAGAAAGAATTTGCTGCAAGAGTCTGTAAAGATTTAGGAAAAGGAAATGTGACTCATCCAGCTGATCTCCACCCAAAATAGGACTTTCAGTGGGATTGGCCACTATAGAGGTCATACCAGGCTTCCTACACAATTGTAATCCTATCATAGTCCTTGGAGTGAGTACACGGGAGACCCtgcagacaacttttttttttaattagcttttCTGTATAGCATTATACATTGCGTTTCTGGAGAGAACTGATAAAGACAGAATGAACAGATTTATGGTCTTTGTTTGATTCTCTTGTTTCTACTGCCCTGCCAGGCCTTACTgtagagccccccacccccaccccacacacacaccatttcTCCTACATGAGAGTGTTACACTGTATCACTTGCAATAGTAAGTCAGGATCCAGGTGGCAGACGCAGTATAAATCGCTCATGCACAAGGGGCACACGACTCTACCTAGATTCTGAGTACAACGCTGTCTGTACATTGTACGCATGTGACCATCGTAAGAACCCTTTTGGCCGCCGctgcttctcagggcctctgtgtAAGCATCAACAATGTGTAATCAGTGGAGGTGCCGCTGATTACATATTCCTGATATTTACACGTCAGCCCTGAATAAGTCATGTGTTCTAGGATgcaacgcgtagggcggagccgcgtgacgtcacttccagtacGGAGCGAAACCGGAAGCGGGTTAAGAAACAGTTTTTGGCATACTATATGATGATTCCAGATATGGTGATTCCAGATATGGTGATTGTCACATATACTAACttgagtgtaattcttttttttaaccacttgccaaccagcaacGTACCTGGTACATCGCTAGACTTTAAGTCATGAGGGTTATAAGATGgtagcagctgcaggcatcatcccattaccgtttttttttagagccgacggtcagctcccttgtaaggctgcattcacacctgagcgttttgtaactacaaaacgctggagggggggaaaaaaaaaaaatcaatgattctctatggagttggttcacatctccaaTCCATGTCGCctgaagcgcaaaaaaaaaaaaaaaaaatctggagttTGTTTTGTAGCTCAAATcgagcgtttttgacgcgtttttatTCTCATAGAAATAAATGGCAATGCGCCATTCGTGCGTTTTCTTgcaattttctgctcaaattaacatttttgaaaaatagtaatatatgtatgtataaatgtaaaataaatacactaaAAATCATAAAttagtaaaataaattaatatgtaataatacattaaaaaaGAATAATTAACCTCCTAAACATAAaattattaaatacattattattaactaataataatattaatattaaaacacccaaactccaacataaaaatacaacattttgtttagttatttattattttattttttttaaaggggtaagggttaatttttttatttataagttACTTAGTATTAAATTACTGAATTCATTTATGATTTTATTTGCGTATTTATTTTACAtgcatttattaatgtattattattcctataataataaataaaataattataaataaccctaaccccaacctaaACTTGATAATAGTTTTCTCTGTTGTCTAATAAAAAACGCCAAAGCCGTCGCAATGTGGCTGTGGCTCAGCGCCTTTCACTTGACTAGGTCATGTTAGGCGGAACGAGACAGAAGGTATAATCTTGGCTGTGGCCAAGGGTGGTAAAAACATGGCTGAACTGCCTATTTTTTCGTTTGGTGATATTTaaacattactgttttttttttatttatttttttttcgctAAATAATTTAAAAAggaccaaaaaaaatttaaaaaaacatgaatGAAATTGATTCTTTCTGTGTTTACTatcgtgattagctgtgattggtcacagctagtCACATGGTACAAGTaggctgtgattggctctgtctgtgccatgtaatcactgtgaccaatcacagagattaaCTCAATAATACACAACGAATCAAAGCCATTCTTAGTGTACAATTGTCATATGATCTgccgtgattggtcacagcaaccACATGGTACCGGCTGGTAGACCGATCTGTGAttcgctgtgtccggtggacacagccggtgacagattgtgCCAGACACGCGTTGGGAGGAACGTCATATGACTTCCAACCGAAGCAACAAATGTCCCACCCTGTCACTGGGGGGGAACTGGCTAATAACATCACtaagttctccacccccccccccatacccaccATGTTCATATCGGTGCTTGCAGTACTCCTCGTAGCTTCCCGGCTGAGCCTTGGGCAGCAGGTCGGTTATGTTCCCCTTTGTCCCCGCCACAATTCTCCACCCCATAACCGGCACTCGGGGGTCGGGGCTGCACACCACTACTGGGATCGGGGGCCTCTCCCCCGGAGGATCCTGCGGTTTCTGACCCGGAAGCACCGCCCACACCGACAACTCCGGACAGGGCGCCACCTCCACCTTCTTACGGAAGTTGTAGACCTGCAGATGATTCTGGATGGGCCCCAACGCCTGCATGTCACACTCCAGTAGTATATCAGACTGTCCATCTGCTTCCGGGGAGAGCCTGGAAGAGAAATCAATCGTAAGTTATACAGTACATAATATAtactgtaaaaataataataatattataaaaaaataatcataacaataaataattatataaatataataatcatgaacataaaaatataaatattataaaaaatagaaaaacaataatataaatattaaaaaaaattataatcatcATAATACAAAttttctaaaaataataataaaaatacaataaaaggaaGAATcatataaatattataataatataattattatcaaagtagaataaaaaaaatattctaaaaataacaataaataacatacattttataataatcataataataaataatattgtgaaaataaaaataagactaatataaatattttaaaaaatatataaaaataataataatattataaaaatacaaaaaaaaaaaaaacaacaataataataagaatataaatattatcaaagtagaaaaataataataaaaatattataagaaTAATACATAGTATCCGATTTATAATCATcataatataaatattataaaaaatagagaaataataatattaaaaaattaaaataataaatactaCTATaaatataataatcataataataatataaatattataaaaataagaatatatactgtataccgatCAAGCATAACGTTAAGATCACAGATCATGcagttacaatggcacctgaaagtgagggaacatccaaaattttacagttgtcaatgAACAGTAATAGAGCAGAAATCTTCAGACTgaaaacagacagcaaaaaaaaaaaaaaaaaaaaaaaaaaaaaaaaaagggcttctgTGTATTCTAGACTCcatccaagacaaaaaaaaaaaagggtttgactTCCTCTCGTACATAGAAGACCAACCTGGAGGTGTCCATCTTTACTTCAGCGAGCGGTGGGAGGGGTGCAGATACTTTATCTGACCGGCACAGAGCACCGCTGCTCATCTCTGATAAATCCTGGGCTGGCTTCTCCTGACACCGAACACCCAGAGATCTCCATGGAGGAGAAATGTCACGTCAGCCCTTTCCTGGTCCCTCGTTATCTGTGTCCTCCACCAACCACTTCTGTGTATGACATGGGAAGGGGTTTGTCTTCCATATAAGGTATAATGTCATTACCTGAGCACTTCCCATTCCTGATCAAGTGGGAAATAAGGAAATGACCTTCCTTGGATACACTTGGTACAGGCCACACATTAAAGTCCATGGATGTCATGTAAATTTTTGGCCCCACTGCACGAGACTCCGGCATTTAGGTGGAAGACACAAGAGTACCGTCCGGCCCCACTGCCGGCCGCCTATAAAACTCTGCTGGCTAACAGGGCTTCAGGCATCTCTTACCTGGTACcgcattacatactgctgacccctgaactctgtacacactcccgacccctgcactctgtacataccgaCACACTCccgtcccctgcactctgtacatacctacacactcctgtcccctgcactctgtacatacctacacactcctgtcccctgcactctgtacatacctacacactcctgtcccctgcactctgtacatacctacacactcctgtcccctgcactctgtacatacctacacactcctgtcccctgcactctgtacatacctacacactcctgtcccctgcactctgtacatacctacacactcctgtcccctgcactctgtacatacctacacactcctgtcccctgcactctgtacatacctacacactcctgtcccctgcactctgtacatacctacacactcctgtcccctgcactctgtacatacctacacactcctgtcccctgcactctgtacatacctacACACTCccgtcccctgcactctgtacatacctacACACTCccgtcccctgcactctgtacatacctacACACTCccgtcccctgcactctgtacatacctacACACTCccgtcccctgcactctgtacatacctacACACTCccgtcccctgcactctgtacatacctacACACTCccgtcccctgcactctgtacatacctacACACTCccgtc
This genomic window contains:
- the IBA57 gene encoding putative transferase CAF17, mitochondrial; its protein translation is MARPQLLSVLSRPWVRRLSGSCCPLREHRGLLRLRGPNTPAFLQGLITNDTERLREGAVYAHLLNLQGRSMFDVILYRLSPEADGQSDILLECDMQALGPIQNHLQVYNFRKKVEVAPCPELSVWAVLPGQKPQDPPGERPPIPVVVCSPDPRVPVMGWRIVAGTKGNITDLLPKAQPGSYEEYCKHRYEHGVPEGVKDLPPGVALPLESNLVYMNGISFSKGCYLGQELTARTHHTGVIRKRLVPVSLSSPLPAECEESEIVTVSGKAAGKYRAGIGDLGLALLRLEHLGVELQIKLGGREPVNVNASTPDWWPKPGNTP